A genome region from Pseudomonas pergaminensis includes the following:
- a CDS encoding ZIP family metal transporter — protein MGTETLAISSGRMFRYAFGSLLLLAGIALLVAHGLAWLDLEPRILRALQGGAICALGTALGAVPVLVIRRMPVALSDTLLGFGAGMMLAATAFSLIVPGIAAAEGLGLSPWGASGLISFGIMLGAFGLYLVDRKVSGASPEMLVGTPDKPVIPPRIWLFVFAIIAHNIPEGMAVGVSAGGGMPDADSLAMGIALQDVPEGLVIALVLAGAGMSRVKAFLIGAASGLVEPVFAVLCAWLVSLAEVLLPLGLALAAGAMLLVVTHEVIPESRRNGHEKLASLGLCIGFCLMMVMDTALG, from the coding sequence ATGGGCACTGAAACACTGGCGATCAGCAGCGGGCGAATGTTTCGTTATGCGTTTGGCTCGCTACTGCTATTGGCAGGTATTGCATTGCTGGTGGCCCACGGGCTGGCCTGGCTGGACCTGGAACCGCGTATTCTGCGTGCCCTACAGGGCGGCGCCATCTGTGCGCTCGGCACGGCCCTTGGCGCCGTGCCGGTGCTGGTCATCCGACGTATGCCGGTGGCGTTGAGCGATACATTGCTGGGCTTTGGCGCCGGGATGATGCTGGCGGCGACGGCGTTTTCGCTGATCGTGCCGGGCATTGCCGCGGCTGAAGGCCTGGGGCTCTCGCCCTGGGGGGCAAGTGGCCTGATCAGCTTTGGCATTATGCTGGGAGCATTCGGGCTGTATCTGGTTGACCGCAAGGTCTCCGGCGCTAGCCCGGAAATGCTGGTGGGCACGCCGGACAAACCGGTGATTCCACCGCGCATTTGGTTGTTCGTGTTTGCCATCATCGCCCATAACATCCCCGAAGGCATGGCGGTCGGCGTCTCCGCAGGCGGCGGTATGCCGGATGCAGACAGCCTGGCGATGGGCATTGCGTTGCAGGACGTGCCCGAAGGCCTGGTGATTGCGTTGGTGTTGGCCGGGGCAGGGATGTCGCGGGTCAAGGCGTTCCTGATCGGTGCGGCGTCAGGTCTGGTTGAGCCGGTGTTTGCGGTGCTCTGTGCCTGGCTGGTCAGCCTGGCCGAGGTATTGTTGCCGTTGGGTCTGGCCCTGGCCGCCGGCGCGATGCTGCTGGTGGTGACCCACGAGGTCATTCCCGAATCGCGGCGCAATGGTCACGAAAAGCTCGCCAGTTTGGGGTTGTGCATCGGGTTTTGCTTGATGATGGTGATGGACACGGCTTTGGGATAA
- a CDS encoding HPr family phosphocarrier protein, which produces MPALEIEIINKLGLHARASAKFVGVAGQFPCQIRAGRSPESMVDGKSIMAMMMLAAGKGTKIHLKTEGEQEQEAMDALVALINNYFDEGE; this is translated from the coding sequence ATGCCCGCTCTGGAAATTGAAATCATCAACAAGCTGGGCCTGCACGCCCGGGCCTCCGCCAAATTCGTGGGTGTGGCTGGGCAGTTTCCCTGTCAGATCCGCGCCGGGCGCTCACCGGAATCGATGGTCGACGGCAAAAGCATCATGGCGATGATGATGCTGGCAGCGGGCAAGGGCACCAAGATTCACTTGAAGACCGAAGGTGAGCAGGAGCAGGAAGCGATGGACGCCTTGGTGGCGCTGATCAACAACTACTTCGACGAAGGCGAATAA
- the rapZ gene encoding RNase adapter RapZ produces MRLIIVSGRSGSGKSTALNVLEDSGFYCIDNLPAGLLPELAERALIHTELAQPLVAVSIDARNLPSHLERFPQLLEEVRAKHIHCDVLYLDADEETLLKRFSETRRRHPLSSPHRSLAEAIEDETKLLGPIIDLADLKINTTSLNLYQLRDAIKLRLLNQPEPGTAFLVESFGFKRGMPVDADLVFDVRCLPNPYWKPELREQSGLDQPVADYLAAQPDVEEMFQDISSYLLKWLPRFAASNRAYVTIAIGCTGGHHRSVYLTERLGQVLQQTLKNVQVRHRDLS; encoded by the coding sequence ATGCGTTTGATCATCGTCAGCGGCCGTTCTGGCTCGGGTAAAAGTACCGCCCTCAATGTTCTTGAGGACAGCGGTTTCTATTGCATCGACAACCTGCCCGCCGGCCTGCTGCCGGAACTGGCGGAGCGTGCGCTGATCCACACCGAACTGGCGCAACCCCTGGTCGCCGTTTCGATTGATGCCCGCAACCTGCCCAGCCACCTTGAGCGATTTCCGCAATTGCTCGAGGAAGTGCGCGCCAAGCATATTCATTGCGATGTGCTTTACCTGGACGCCGACGAAGAGACTTTGCTCAAGCGCTTCTCCGAAACCCGTCGACGCCACCCCCTCAGCAGCCCCCACCGTTCCCTGGCAGAAGCCATCGAAGACGAAACCAAGCTGCTGGGGCCGATCATTGACCTCGCTGACCTCAAGATCAATACCACCAGCCTCAACCTGTATCAGCTGCGCGACGCCATCAAGCTGCGCCTGCTGAATCAGCCGGAGCCCGGTACGGCATTTCTTGTTGAGTCATTCGGGTTCAAGCGTGGCATGCCGGTGGACGCCGACCTGGTGTTCGATGTGCGCTGCCTGCCCAACCCCTACTGGAAGCCGGAACTGCGCGAACAGTCCGGGCTGGATCAGCCCGTGGCTGATTACCTGGCAGCGCAGCCGGATGTGGAGGAGATGTTCCAGGACATTTCCAGCTACTTGCTCAAATGGTTGCCACGCTTCGCCGCCAGCAACCGCGCCTACGTCACCATCGCCATCGGCTGCACCGGCGGCCACCACCGCTCCGTCTACCTGACCGAGCGCCTGGGCCAGGTGCTGCAACAAACCCTCAAGAACGTCCAGGTCCGCCACCGCGACCTTAGCTGA
- the ptsN gene encoding PTS IIA-like nitrogen regulatory protein PtsN produces MIRLETILTPGRSLVNVPGGSKKKALEQIANLIAREVPDLEMQDVFDALIAREKLGSTGFGNGIAIPHCRLKGCETPVSALLHLEAPIDFDAIDGAPVDLLFVLLVPQAATDAHLELLRQIASMLDRKEVRDKLRSASSNEALYQVVLDEQNGQ; encoded by the coding sequence ATGATCCGACTTGAAACCATCCTGACCCCCGGCCGTTCCCTCGTGAACGTGCCGGGAGGCAGCAAGAAAAAAGCCCTCGAACAAATTGCCAACCTGATCGCGCGCGAAGTGCCGGATCTGGAGATGCAGGATGTGTTCGATGCGCTGATTGCCCGTGAAAAACTCGGCTCTACCGGTTTTGGTAACGGCATCGCCATTCCTCATTGCCGCCTCAAAGGCTGCGAAACACCCGTCAGCGCCCTGCTCCACCTGGAAGCCCCCATCGATTTCGACGCTATCGACGGCGCCCCGGTCGACCTGCTGTTCGTTCTGCTGGTCCCGCAAGCCGCCACCGATGCACACTTGGAACTGCTCAGGCAGATCGCCAGCATGCTCGACCGCAAGGAAGTACGCGACAAACTGCGTAGCGCCAGTAGCAATGAGGCGCTGTACCAGGTTGTCCTGGATGAACAGAACGGGCAGTAA
- the hpf gene encoding ribosome hibernation-promoting factor, HPF/YfiA family codes for MQVNISGHQLEVTKPLREYTESKLNKLAGHFDKITNVQVIMEVDKLKQKIEATLHVPNAKLVANAEHEDMYAAIDSLYDKLDRQLIKHKEKNLHLMQGTGR; via the coding sequence ATGCAAGTCAACATCAGTGGACACCAGCTGGAAGTCACCAAACCCCTGCGTGAATACACCGAAAGCAAGCTGAACAAGCTGGCGGGGCATTTTGACAAGATCACCAATGTGCAGGTCATCATGGAGGTCGATAAGCTCAAGCAGAAAATCGAGGCCACCCTGCACGTACCGAATGCGAAGCTCGTCGCCAATGCAGAACATGAAGACATGTACGCGGCGATCGACTCGCTCTACGACAAGCTGGACCGCCAACTCATAAAGCATAAGGAAAAGAATCTGCACCTGATGCAAGGTACAGGTCGTTAA